TCGCTCTCAATTCCGATTTCTGAGCCTCATAGCCTACAAGGTCAGAAAGAACAACGCTTCCGACATTCGCATTATTCAGCGCAACGAATTTCCCGCCGTCATATCTGAATGCCTTTCTCGTGGAAAAATATCCGACTCCGTGAAGTCTGTACCAGTTTGTTACGATGTCAAAAATTTTCCGGGCTGAACGAGACTCAGCTATGGCTTTGCTGATTTCGCAGACAGGGGAATTTTGCGGGGTGTCCTCCCTGAAATTGTCGATATATCGCAGGTGTTCGTTGTCCAGTGCAAACAGTCTCATGAACACCTCGAAATCATGAATCGCAATGTCCTTCAGCGAGCCTTGCGGGGGGTCTCTTCTTTCACAGGCGAGGGAGAAGAAATTTTCATTGCTCAGGATAAAATGAGTCAGGTAATTCTGCCAGATATTTCCCGATGCGTAAGTGTTCCTGAAAGCCTCTGTGATAAGCTCATGGAACAGTATATGTATTTCGAGGGTGTCATCACTGCTGAAAGCCGTGCTGAGACGGACTATCATGCTGTCGGCGGGGGCTTCATATGCGAGTAGTACGCACAAAGTTTTAATCCTCCTGTAAATTATTCTGGATATTGCGAATTATATATCACGGCGCAAAAAAACGAACCCCGCGAAAAATTCACAGAGTTCGCCGAAATACAGCAGGAATAACTCCGCCTGACTCACTCTTTCCCGCAGAGGCAGAACACCCGCATAAGCATGTGATCAAACATCATGTGTATGTCCTCGCTAATCTGCATATCATTGACAGGGCAGTGCATACGGAAGTCGCACATTCTGCCGAGCTTCCCCCCGTCATAGCCTGTAATCCCGACAACAGGGACTCCGATGCTCCCGGCATATTCGGCGGCTTTTACGATGTTGGGTGAGTTTCCGCTTCCTGATATGGCTATGAGGAGGTCGCCGGGCTTTAGTTTGCGTTCAAGCTGGAACACGAATATGTCATCATAGCTTATATCATTGGCTATTGCTGTGATTGTCGGAACATTGTCGGCGAGGCATTCGACACGGAAAAAATTTCCCTCCGGGCCGGGCTTTTCGTTCGCGCCTTTGCCGAGG
This is a stretch of genomic DNA from Synergistaceae bacterium. It encodes these proteins:
- a CDS encoding SIS domain-containing protein, which encodes MADYRKHMKEYIDTEIRILQSLNIDELNAAANAVTDCRKRGGTVYTIGNGGSAATASHMAVDLGKGANEKPGPEGNFFRVECLADNVPTITAIANDISYDDIFVFQLERKLKPGDLLIAISGSGNSPNIVKAAEYAGSIGVPVVGITGYDGGKLGRMCDFRMHCPVNDMQISEDIHMMFDHMLMRVFCLCGKE